A single region of the Candidatus Chlorobium masyuteum genome encodes:
- a CDS encoding C40 family peptidase gives MQKFFVHVTQYFGTRYRSGGQTPAGFDCSGFVRFMFSKVFNMELPRSSREMAAIGNKIGKNELQPGDLVFFQTSGSRINHVGIFIGNDTFVHSSLTKGITEDQLKQNYYEKRFAGAVRLFDAYSGIKQKSANIDSEPS, from the coding sequence ATGCAGAAATTTTTTGTCCATGTCACCCAGTATTTCGGAACCCGCTACCGTTCCGGCGGTCAGACTCCCGCAGGTTTTGACTGTTCGGGTTTCGTTCGATTCATGTTCAGCAAGGTCTTCAACATGGAGCTCCCCCGTTCTTCAAGAGAGATGGCCGCAATCGGCAATAAAATCGGAAAAAATGAGCTGCAGCCCGGTGATCTTGTGTTTTTTCAGACATCCGGCAGCCGTATCAACCATGTCGGCATCTTTATCGGCAATGATACCTTTGTTCACTCCTCCCTCACCAAGGGCATTACCGAAGACCAGCTCAAACAGAACTACTACGAAAAACGGTTTGCCGGTGCTGTTCGCCTGTTTGATGCCTATTCGGGCATAAAGCAGAAAAGCGCCAATATCGATAGCGAGCCATCCTGA
- a CDS encoding bestrophin-like domain → MNDILFIAGITAFVMFCSIFCMMMVRRRFGVAELSKHNDVAGFIYSVVGVIYAVLLAFVVIVEWELYRDAESRAHEEVRCMASVFRDVRAFSGRPEAAAIQEEIIAYSTRVINEEWPMMAEGNSSPEALRSVHRIFDLTLRLRPQNEYESIWYREIVSNLNDFSDARNQRILAGKEGVIPPFMWSVMIIGGIVTIGFSFLFGTSNSMAQSLMVGALACIITLVLLVIVAFDNPYKGIIRVKSEPFIEQLAHFKGYLSPQKELIIR, encoded by the coding sequence ATGAACGACATTCTGTTTATTGCCGGCATTACAGCTTTTGTCATGTTCTGCTCGATCTTTTGCATGATGATGGTCCGCAGGCGGTTCGGGGTGGCGGAACTCTCAAAGCATAATGATGTCGCAGGCTTTATCTATTCCGTTGTCGGGGTTATCTATGCTGTCCTGCTGGCTTTTGTTGTAATTGTGGAGTGGGAGTTATATCGGGATGCAGAGTCAAGGGCGCATGAAGAGGTTCGCTGCATGGCATCGGTATTCAGGGATGTAAGGGCTTTCAGCGGAAGGCCGGAGGCAGCCGCGATCCAGGAGGAGATCATCGCCTACAGCACTCGGGTTATCAATGAGGAGTGGCCGATGATGGCTGAAGGCAATTCAAGTCCTGAAGCACTCCGCTCCGTTCACCGGATATTTGATCTCACGCTCCGGCTCAGACCGCAGAATGAATATGAGAGCATCTGGTACCGGGAGATTGTTTCAAACCTCAATGATTTCAGCGATGCAAGAAACCAGAGAATTCTGGCAGGAAAGGAGGGGGTAATTCCGCCATTCATGTGGAGTGTCATGATTATTGGCGGTATTGTCACCATCGGCTTCAGTTTTCTTTTCGGTACAAGTAACTCCATGGCACAGTCATTGATGGTCGGCGCACTGGCCTGTATCATTACGCTGGTTCTGCTGGTGATTGTTGCATTTGACAATCCTTACAAGGGGATCATCAGGGTGAAATCCGAACCATTTATTGAACAGCTGGCCCATTTCAAAGGGTATCTGAGCCCGCAGAAGGAGCTCATTATTCGATGA
- the recD gene encoding exodeoxyribonuclease V subunit alpha: MNREFHERLIDRQFARFISGIAGNDDELFALLISMASNAPGNGHICLNLEDLAGESLTVEGKSFDLPALSALRELLMSTATTGVPGQFRPLILDTKSRFYLYRYWRYEHDLAVALLEKAEGTAGCVDEELLAEALERLFTDTVPGADNRQKAAAAIALRRQLCIITGGPGTGKTSTVVRILALLLMQEGGLNLRIAMAAPTGKAAARLRASVSDIRRDLDCSESVRSAIPESVVTIHRLLGTAFRSHRFRYGASNRLPYDLVIVDEASMIALPLMHALLHALRPGARLILLGDRDQLASVEAGAVLGDICTAGEMSTASPLGRSMVMLEKNFRFSEKSGIGELSRLINAGRGEDAMHLLKSSPPGTLSWQQLTSPEELNRLLPEKVVDGYRSYSEATTPAEALERFERFRIVCALRDGPFGVSGLNGEIEKILRRANLISASGPDYRCRPLLVTANDHRLQLFNGDTGILFPDPESQGELRAFFPAAEGGIRKLAPVRVPEHETAFAMTVHKSQGSEFERVLLILPPALSDILTRELLYTAITRARSGVEIWGDEELFTSAVRQKSVRNSGLTDALLHAEKG; the protein is encoded by the coding sequence GTGAACAGAGAGTTTCATGAACGGTTGATTGACCGCCAATTTGCCCGGTTTATCTCTGGTATTGCCGGAAACGATGATGAGTTGTTTGCCCTGCTGATTTCCATGGCAAGCAATGCTCCCGGAAACGGCCATATATGCCTCAATCTTGAAGATCTTGCCGGAGAGAGCCTCACGGTTGAGGGGAAAAGCTTTGATCTTCCCGCTCTTTCCGCGTTGAGAGAACTCTTGATGAGCACCGCTACAACAGGAGTTCCGGGGCAGTTCCGTCCGCTCATTCTTGACACAAAAAGCCGGTTCTATCTCTATCGTTATTGGCGATATGAGCATGATCTTGCCGTTGCACTTCTTGAAAAAGCGGAAGGCACGGCAGGGTGTGTGGATGAGGAGCTTCTCGCAGAAGCACTTGAGCGACTCTTCACTGACACCGTGCCCGGTGCGGATAACCGGCAAAAAGCAGCCGCAGCGATTGCCCTTCGTCGGCAGCTCTGCATTATTACCGGGGGACCGGGCACCGGCAAGACATCGACCGTGGTCAGGATTCTTGCCTTGCTGCTTATGCAGGAGGGCGGGTTGAATCTGCGCATTGCCATGGCTGCTCCTACAGGCAAGGCCGCAGCAAGACTCAGGGCTTCGGTGAGTGATATCCGTCGTGATCTTGACTGTTCCGAGAGTGTTAGGAGTGCCATCCCCGAGAGTGTTGTTACCATTCACCGTCTCCTCGGAACAGCTTTCCGATCGCACCGTTTCCGTTATGGTGCCTCAAACCGGCTCCCTTATGATCTTGTCATCGTTGATGAGGCCTCCATGATTGCATTGCCTCTGATGCATGCTCTTCTCCACGCACTCAGGCCCGGAGCCCGCCTCATCCTGCTTGGCGACAGGGACCAGCTCGCTTCGGTTGAGGCAGGGGCGGTGCTCGGTGATATCTGCACTGCCGGAGAGATGAGCACTGCCTCACCGCTTGGCCGGTCAATGGTGATGCTGGAAAAAAATTTCCGCTTCAGCGAGAAGAGCGGCATTGGAGAGCTGAGCCGCCTGATCAATGCCGGCAGAGGGGAGGATGCCATGCATCTCTTGAAAAGCAGTCCACCGGGTACGCTCTCATGGCAACAGCTCACCTCCCCTGAAGAGCTGAACAGATTGCTGCCCGAAAAGGTTGTTGATGGATATCGAAGCTATAGTGAAGCAACGACACCCGCAGAGGCGCTTGAGCGGTTCGAACGTTTCAGGATAGTATGTGCACTTCGCGACGGTCCGTTTGGTGTAAGCGGCCTCAATGGGGAGATTGAGAAGATTCTTCGCCGTGCGAATCTGATTTCCGCTTCCGGACCGGACTACCGGTGCAGGCCTCTTCTGGTTACAGCTAATGATCACAGACTTCAGCTGTTCAATGGAGATACCGGAATTCTTTTTCCCGATCCGGAGAGTCAGGGTGAGCTGCGTGCATTTTTCCCCGCGGCTGAGGGGGGAATACGAAAGCTGGCACCCGTAAGAGTTCCGGAGCATGAGACCGCATTTGCCATGACCGTTCACAAGAGCCAGGGCTCGGAGTTTGAGAGGGTTCTGTTGATTCTCCCTCCGGCACTCTCCGATATTCTTACCAGAGAGCTGCTCTATACCGCAATAACAAGGGCACGATCCGGTGTAGAGATCTGGGGAGATGAAGAGCTCTTTACTTCAGCCGTCAGGCAAAAGAGTGTTCGCAACTCGGGGCTGACCGATGCGCTCCTGCATGCGGAAAAGGGGTAA
- the recB gene encoding exodeoxyribonuclease V subunit beta → MSMKQLELGSVELAGMNLIEASAGTGKTYAIASLYLRLLLESGLKAEQILVVTYTEAATQELRSRIRSRIREALDVLEGAGTGDPFLTELSKRAREAGTGREKGVLDQALAAFDTAAIFTIHGFSLRALQENAFESGSLYDTELVTDESELLREIVDDFWRHHFFSDTPDLLGFVLQQKSSPESFMKLLKGVHSSGGGEIVPQFTPMEILSIEQRCMQRFNEISDLWRDEGMSVQFLLQTDKGLSRSREHYRTDLLPDLFDSMDRFVRAANPYDLFTGFGKFTESGLAGGTKPKGSAPQHPLFQLCEALNALVFERFVALKFELIAFYHENMPLRKKAKNVRFFDDLLADLYHALDSEELASALRTQYRAALIDEFQDTDPVQYEIFRKIYGGSGAPLFLIGDPKQAIYSFRGADIFAYLRAAEEVEEKRRFTLTSNWRSDSSLLDAFNTIFDQQRLPFLFEGIVYHPLTPGESREAAGSVEHQAGAGERPMQICLMEPGNESGTFTTGSAERFAAEACASEIEQLLCNGFNGSSFPPDCFLNAGDIAVIVRTHRQARMVQSTLRSRGISGVMRSDESIFVSSEAEEVRILLAALSDPGAETLVRTALVTDILGLSGNDIDRLNRDETLWIPCLERFHRYHRIWLERGFMAMASEFMSNEAVRARLLRFSDGERRLTNVLHCFELLHREAEARRLGVEALASWFSERIAAGESADEYQIRLESDEAAVRIVTVHVSKGLEYPVVFAPFLFGGINAGKDVVQFHDEKGKLVKDFGSDTIAENRSAAEKETLAENLRLLYVALTRAKYRCYLFSARVVDGRKKESTLLSPLTYLFHASAEAKRSPGLVRAVTESIRALGAGEMAVQLTELADASGGSIGVRTIEAAEALPMEHLPASFGEEIYTPEVHSFRGQIERVWRVSSFTSFSRHEPKATELPDRDDREGAMVQAAPLKSGERSIFSFPRGAGAGIMMHSIFEKLDFASPSGESVALLSEQSLARHGFAGEWLPVLLRMITDVLNTPLSSGTGFFTLGALKPRSWVTELEFFFPLRQVNAKALGEVLKRYGLSSEGVDLVALAGVLDFREVKGMLMGFIDMVFEHEGRYYLLDWKSNHLGNSVEEYRSDSLKRAMQENLYPLQYLLYIVALNRYLALRVAGYTYASHFGGVIYIFLRGVSPQEGESAGFFRDLPSAGLIEALTDILIEDGEDEG, encoded by the coding sequence ATGAGTATGAAACAGCTTGAACTCGGCAGTGTTGAACTTGCCGGAATGAATCTTATCGAAGCCAGTGCCGGTACAGGAAAGACCTATGCCATCGCATCGCTCTATCTTCGCCTTCTTCTGGAGTCCGGGCTGAAGGCGGAGCAGATCCTTGTGGTGACCTATACCGAAGCCGCTACGCAGGAGCTTCGCTCAAGGATCCGAAGCCGGATACGCGAGGCGCTGGATGTTCTGGAGGGAGCCGGCACCGGTGATCCCTTTCTGACCGAGCTCTCAAAAAGAGCCCGGGAGGCCGGCACCGGAAGGGAGAAGGGAGTGCTCGACCAGGCTCTTGCCGCTTTCGATACGGCCGCGATATTTACCATTCACGGCTTCTCCCTCCGAGCCCTTCAGGAGAATGCCTTTGAAAGCGGTTCACTCTACGACACCGAGCTTGTAACTGATGAGAGTGAACTGTTGCGGGAGATTGTCGATGACTTCTGGCGGCACCATTTTTTTTCTGACACTCCGGATCTTCTCGGTTTTGTCCTGCAGCAGAAGAGCTCTCCCGAGAGTTTCATGAAACTTCTCAAAGGGGTGCACTCCTCAGGAGGCGGTGAGATTGTTCCGCAATTCACTCCGATGGAGATTCTGTCCATCGAACAAAGATGCATGCAGCGCTTCAATGAGATTTCAGATCTCTGGCGGGATGAGGGTATGAGTGTGCAGTTTCTGCTTCAGACCGACAAGGGACTCAGCCGCTCAAGAGAGCACTATCGGACGGATCTGCTGCCGGATCTTTTTGACTCGATGGACCGCTTTGTACGTGCGGCAAATCCCTATGACCTCTTCACCGGTTTCGGTAAGTTCACAGAGAGCGGTCTTGCGGGAGGCACCAAACCCAAAGGCAGTGCGCCTCAGCACCCTCTTTTTCAGCTATGCGAAGCCTTGAACGCGCTGGTTTTCGAGCGCTTTGTTGCCCTGAAGTTCGAGCTTATAGCCTTTTATCACGAGAATATGCCGCTTCGAAAGAAGGCTAAAAATGTTCGTTTTTTCGATGATCTGCTCGCTGACCTTTATCATGCGCTCGACAGCGAAGAGCTGGCCTCAGCACTCCGCACACAATACAGGGCCGCCCTGATTGACGAGTTTCAGGATACCGATCCGGTTCAGTATGAGATTTTCAGAAAGATCTACGGTGGCTCCGGTGCGCCGCTCTTTCTGATTGGCGATCCCAAACAGGCGATCTACAGCTTTAGGGGGGCAGATATTTTTGCCTACCTGAGGGCCGCCGAAGAGGTAGAGGAGAAGCGGCGTTTTACCCTGACCTCAAACTGGCGTTCCGATTCCTCACTGCTTGATGCCTTCAATACCATTTTTGATCAGCAGCGCCTCCCTTTTCTTTTTGAGGGTATTGTCTATCATCCGCTCACTCCCGGAGAGAGCCGGGAGGCGGCCGGATCTGTTGAGCACCAGGCTGGAGCAGGGGAGCGGCCGATGCAGATCTGCCTGATGGAGCCCGGAAATGAGAGTGGCACCTTTACGACCGGCAGTGCGGAGCGTTTTGCCGCCGAGGCCTGCGCATCTGAAATTGAGCAACTGCTCTGTAACGGTTTCAACGGAAGCTCCTTTCCTCCGGATTGCTTCCTGAATGCCGGTGACATAGCCGTTATTGTCCGTACGCACCGTCAGGCTCGCATGGTGCAATCAACACTGCGCTCAAGGGGAATCTCCGGAGTAATGCGGAGTGATGAGAGCATCTTTGTTTCAAGCGAGGCCGAGGAGGTTCGAATTCTGCTCGCAGCACTCTCCGATCCCGGTGCAGAAACCCTCGTGCGGACGGCTCTGGTGACCGATATCCTCGGTCTGTCGGGTAACGATATTGACCGCCTGAATCGTGATGAGACCCTCTGGATTCCCTGTCTGGAGCGCTTTCACCGTTACCATCGAATCTGGCTTGAACGGGGTTTCATGGCAATGGCCAGTGAGTTCATGAGTAATGAAGCGGTTCGCGCCCGTCTTTTACGCTTTTCCGACGGTGAACGCCGGTTGACCAACGTGCTGCACTGCTTTGAGCTGCTTCATCGGGAGGCAGAGGCGCGGCGGCTTGGTGTTGAAGCACTTGCATCATGGTTCAGTGAACGGATTGCCGCAGGGGAGAGTGCCGACGAGTACCAGATTCGACTTGAAAGCGATGAGGCGGCAGTCAGAATTGTCACCGTTCATGTGAGCAAGGGACTTGAGTATCCGGTTGTGTTTGCGCCATTCCTCTTCGGCGGGATCAATGCCGGAAAGGATGTTGTGCAGTTTCATGATGAAAAGGGAAAGCTGGTAAAGGATTTCGGTTCAGACACCATTGCTGAAAACCGGAGTGCTGCCGAAAAAGAGACACTGGCTGAAAACCTCAGGCTTCTCTATGTTGCACTGACCAGGGCCAAGTACCGATGCTATCTTTTCAGTGCCAGAGTTGTTGACGGACGGAAAAAAGAGAGCACACTCCTCTCACCCTTAACCTATCTGTTTCACGCCTCAGCAGAGGCAAAACGCTCGCCCGGGCTTGTGAGGGCGGTAACCGAATCGATACGCGCTCTCGGTGCCGGTGAGATGGCCGTGCAGCTCACAGAGCTTGCAGATGCCTCCGGGGGTTCGATAGGGGTTCGCACGATTGAAGCGGCTGAAGCTCTGCCCATGGAGCACCTTCCCGCTTCTTTCGGAGAGGAGATTTATACTCCTGAGGTACACTCCTTCAGGGGTCAGATCGAACGTGTATGGCGGGTTTCGAGTTTCACCTCCTTCAGCCGTCATGAACCGAAAGCGACTGAACTTCCTGACCGGGATGACCGGGAGGGGGCGATGGTGCAGGCCGCACCACTGAAGAGTGGAGAGCGGAGCATTTTTTCGTTTCCACGCGGGGCGGGAGCGGGGATCATGATGCACTCAATATTTGAAAAGCTTGATTTTGCCTCCCCCTCCGGGGAGTCGGTAGCGCTCCTTTCCGAACAGAGTCTTGCCCGGCACGGGTTTGCAGGGGAGTGGCTCCCTGTTCTTTTACGGATGATCACTGATGTCCTCAACACTCCGCTCTCTTCGGGAACCGGCTTTTTCACGCTTGGCGCTCTCAAGCCCCGAAGCTGGGTAACGGAGCTGGAGTTTTTCTTTCCGCTCAGGCAGGTGAACGCCAAAGCGCTCGGTGAAGTGCTGAAGCGTTATGGCCTCTCTTCAGAAGGTGTTGATCTTGTCGCCCTTGCCGGAGTGCTCGATTTCAGGGAGGTCAAGGGGATGCTTATGGGGTTCATCGATATGGTGTTCGAGCATGAGGGCCGATACTATCTGCTTGACTGGAAATCGAACCATCTTGGCAATAGTGTTGAAGAGTACCGCAGTGACTCCCTGAAAAGAGCCATGCAGGAGAATCTCTATCCGCTCCAGTATCTGCTCTACATCGTAGCGCTGAACCGTTATCTTGCTCTTCGGGTGGCAGGCTACACCTACGCTTCACATTTCGGAGGGGTAATCTACATCTTTTTACGCGGGGTCAGCCCGCAAGAGGGGGAGTCAGCCGGGTTTTTCCGCGATCTGCCCTCCGCCGGGCTGATTGAGGCATTGACGGATATTCTTATTGAAGACGGGGAGGATGAAGGGTGA
- the recC gene encoding exodeoxyribonuclease V subunit gamma, which translates to MPLNLYTSNRMEVLVATLGDTLSKPLTSALQSEMIVLQSRGMQRWLSMELASRFGVWANGHYPFPNAMVTGLFECMQLDQPDSSSFSKEVMTWKIIRLLGEMTELEVFRPLQNYLADDRNGLKCFQLAGKIADTFDQYTLFRSDLLAGWEVMEDSGAGEWQAVLWRKLVDEASGKHRGSLKDEFCRTIRSRQGHVARFPERIALFGISSLPGFYLEMLSAVSEIVDVNLFILSPTKEYWGDIVSRRRVAGMPAAEKALHTEGNPLLASLGTIGRDFSGMVLELNDDAVVEEELYVDPGEDSLLHLVQSDMLNLADAGSDGVRRKVDAVDRSVQIHSCHSPLREIEVLHDNLLFMLDELPGLKPRDILVMLTDVEAYSSYISTVFGRSGEGVPALPYTIADRKFLNEGEIASSMLKLLDIEGSRMTAPQLFDLLSTPPVSRRFNLEESGLETIREWIEETNIRWGINESDREARDLPAYRENSWRAGLDRLLLGCAMPESGELFAGILPCEDMEGGVIELLGILAGFIDSIERLAIRIRSARTLEEWQEFFLAMLNEFIMADDESERELAAIHGVVNTISDFGPKSRFTGEVQPAVMLSWLRMNLEQEEHGLGFMTGAITFCSMLPMRSIPFRVIAMLGMNDGAFPRQDRSPGFDLIAREPRRGDRSKRSEDRYLFLETILSARDRLYLSYVGQSVRDNSEIPPSVLISELLDAIERGFLFSGNERAEKHLVVRHRLQAFNLAYFTKGSPLFSYSRENFQALAGFASADSSSVSFLDEPIEELSEEHKTVSLDRLIRFYDNPAAFFLSERLGIRFGGSIKPLEEREPFSVGGLDGYYMKQELLDEELQAGNPERLLPIFRARGLLPPARHGEMVFRKMVDEVKAFGGVVRQKTGGGAPLPPLNAELHLGTFRLTGSLERLSASCRMQVRCASMKPRDQIRSWIEHLVLNAVAPEGYPHESVLVMQDKAKRYRSVQDAPLLLQRVLDYFWEGQREPLPFFPGASLAWAGKYGEDVAIRLEAADTAWSAGYLSSGEGADPAIQRCFGSEPPFTDRFRTIADELLLPMLECGEKA; encoded by the coding sequence ATGCCACTTAATCTCTACACAAGCAACCGGATGGAAGTTCTGGTTGCTACTCTTGGCGATACGCTTAGCAAGCCGTTGACCTCTGCATTGCAGAGCGAGATGATCGTTCTGCAGAGCAGGGGTATGCAGCGCTGGCTTTCAATGGAGCTTGCCAGTCGTTTCGGAGTCTGGGCCAATGGTCACTATCCCTTTCCAAATGCCATGGTTACCGGGTTGTTTGAGTGTATGCAGCTCGATCAACCTGACAGTTCATCGTTTTCAAAGGAGGTGATGACCTGGAAAATTATCCGCCTTCTCGGGGAGATGACAGAGCTTGAGGTATTCAGGCCGCTTCAAAACTATCTTGCCGATGACCGGAACGGTCTGAAATGCTTCCAGCTTGCCGGTAAAATTGCCGATACCTTTGACCAGTACACCCTTTTTCGCTCCGACCTGCTTGCAGGCTGGGAGGTGATGGAGGATTCCGGGGCCGGGGAGTGGCAGGCGGTACTGTGGCGTAAGCTGGTGGATGAGGCTTCCGGAAAACACCGGGGGAGCCTGAAGGATGAGTTCTGCAGAACGATCAGAAGCCGCCAGGGTCACGTTGCCCGGTTTCCTGAACGGATCGCTCTTTTCGGTATCTCCTCTCTTCCCGGATTTTATCTGGAGATGCTCTCTGCGGTTTCGGAAATCGTTGACGTCAATCTTTTTATCCTGAGCCCGACAAAGGAGTACTGGGGTGATATTGTCTCCAGAAGAAGGGTTGCCGGGATGCCTGCTGCCGAAAAGGCTTTGCATACCGAAGGCAATCCGCTGCTTGCTTCACTTGGCACCATTGGCCGCGATTTTTCCGGGATGGTTCTTGAGCTGAACGATGATGCCGTCGTAGAGGAGGAGCTCTATGTTGATCCGGGAGAGGATTCGCTTCTCCATCTCGTGCAGTCAGATATGCTCAATCTCGCTGATGCGGGGTCGGATGGCGTACGGCGTAAGGTTGATGCAGTGGATCGCTCCGTGCAGATTCACTCCTGTCACAGCCCGCTCAGAGAGATTGAGGTTTTGCATGATAACCTGCTGTTCATGCTTGACGAACTGCCCGGTCTCAAACCCAGAGATATCCTTGTGATGCTGACGGATGTTGAAGCCTACTCTTCATATATTTCAACGGTATTTGGCCGGAGCGGAGAGGGGGTTCCGGCTCTGCCATACACCATCGCCGATCGCAAGTTTCTCAATGAGGGTGAGATTGCTTCATCGATGCTCAAACTGCTCGATATCGAGGGGAGCCGCATGACGGCGCCGCAGCTCTTTGACCTGCTCTCCACTCCACCGGTGAGCCGAAGATTCAACCTTGAAGAGAGCGGCCTGGAAACCATACGGGAGTGGATTGAGGAAACAAACATCAGGTGGGGTATCAACGAATCGGACCGGGAGGCAAGGGATCTTCCCGCATACCGGGAGAACTCGTGGCGGGCCGGTCTTGACCGTCTCCTTCTGGGCTGCGCCATGCCGGAAAGCGGCGAGCTGTTTGCTGGAATTCTTCCCTGTGAAGATATGGAGGGAGGGGTTATTGAACTGCTCGGAATCCTTGCCGGTTTTATCGATTCCATTGAAAGGCTTGCAATCCGGATCAGGAGTGCGCGTACTCTTGAAGAGTGGCAGGAGTTCTTTCTTGCCATGCTCAATGAGTTTATCATGGCCGATGATGAGTCCGAAAGAGAACTTGCGGCCATTCATGGTGTGGTGAACACAATCAGCGACTTTGGCCCGAAATCCCGTTTTACAGGGGAGGTTCAGCCTGCGGTGATGCTTTCGTGGCTGCGGATGAATCTTGAACAGGAGGAGCACGGTCTGGGGTTTATGACCGGCGCAATAACCTTCTGCTCAATGCTGCCGATGCGGAGCATTCCTTTCAGGGTTATTGCCATGCTGGGCATGAATGACGGGGCATTTCCACGTCAGGATCGCTCTCCGGGCTTCGATCTTATCGCCAGGGAGCCCCGCCGGGGGGATCGCTCGAAACGGAGCGAGGACCGATACCTTTTTCTTGAAACCATCCTTTCAGCCCGTGATCGGCTTTACCTGAGCTATGTGGGTCAGAGTGTTCGGGATAACAGTGAAATTCCCCCCTCTGTGCTCATAAGCGAACTGCTCGACGCCATAGAGAGGGGGTTTCTCTTTTCCGGCAATGAGCGTGCTGAAAAGCACCTTGTTGTCCGCCATCGCCTCCAGGCCTTCAATTTGGCATATTTTACCAAAGGGTCACCTCTTTTCAGTTATTCACGGGAGAACTTTCAGGCGCTTGCGGGTTTTGCTTCAGCAGACAGTAGCTCCGTTTCCTTTCTTGATGAGCCGATAGAGGAGCTCTCCGAAGAGCATAAAACCGTTTCCCTTGACCGGTTGATCCGTTTTTATGATAACCCGGCGGCGTTTTTTCTCTCCGAACGCCTCGGGATACGATTCGGAGGGTCAATAAAGCCGCTGGAAGAGCGGGAACCCTTCTCTGTCGGCGGGCTTGACGGTTATTATATGAAGCAGGAGCTGCTCGATGAGGAGCTACAGGCAGGCAATCCCGAACGTCTGCTGCCGATTTTTCGCGCCAGGGGTCTCCTTCCTCCTGCCCGGCACGGCGAGATGGTGTTCCGGAAGATGGTTGATGAGGTAAAGGCTTTTGGCGGAGTGGTGCGACAGAAAACCGGAGGAGGAGCTCCTCTTCCCCCGCTCAATGCAGAGCTTCATCTTGGTACTTTCCGGCTCACCGGTTCTCTTGAGCGGCTTTCCGCCTCCTGCCGGATGCAGGTGCGCTGTGCATCCATGAAGCCGAGAGATCAGATACGGAGCTGGATTGAACATCTGGTGCTCAATGCCGTTGCGCCGGAGGGTTACCCGCATGAGAGTGTGCTGGTGATGCAGGATAAGGCAAAACGATACCGATCGGTTCAGGATGCCCCGTTGCTTCTTCAGCGAGTGCTCGACTACTTCTGGGAAGGTCAGAGAGAGCCGCTGCCCTTTTTTCCGGGGGCATCGCTTGCATGGGCCGGAAAATATGGAGAGGATGTTGCCATCCGGCTTGAAGCGGCTGACACGGCATGGAGTGCGGGTTACCTGTCAAGCGGTGAGGGTGCCGATCCGGCAATTCAGCGATGCTTCGGTTCCGAGCCCCCGTTCACTGATCGTTTCAGAACCATCGCCGATGAGCTGCTTCTTCCCATGCTGGAGTGCGGAGAAAAGGCATGA
- a CDS encoding HU family DNA-binding protein, giving the protein MHPMSKAELIEKIAAQAKLTKADADRALTAFIGIVKASLKNGNDVPLAGFGTFATVDRAARQGRNPQTGKTITIAAKKVVKFRPGKSLKDEVGG; this is encoded by the coding sequence ATACACCCTATGTCTAAAGCCGAATTAATCGAGAAAATTGCCGCGCAGGCCAAACTGACCAAAGCAGATGCTGACCGGGCTCTCACGGCCTTTATCGGTATTGTAAAAGCCTCTTTGAAAAACGGTAACGATGTGCCACTTGCCGGTTTCGGCACTTTCGCAACTGTAGACAGGGCTGCTCGTCAGGGACGTAATCCCCAGACCGGCAAAACCATAACCATTGCCGCAAAAAAAGTGGTAAAGTTCAGACCCGGAAAATCGCTGAAGGATGAAGTTGGCGGTTAA
- a CDS encoding cold-shock protein, with the protein MAKSVVKWFDGKKGYGFIVNPDGGEDIFVHYSTIDSVHRFKFLNQDAEVDFELDDSKQRLQARYVKEISIAS; encoded by the coding sequence ATGGCAAAAAGTGTCGTAAAGTGGTTTGATGGCAAAAAAGGGTACGGCTTTATTGTCAATCCTGACGGGGGAGAGGATATTTTTGTTCACTACTCCACCATTGATTCCGTACACCGCTTCAAGTTTCTCAATCAGGATGCTGAAGTGGATTTTGAGCTTGATGATTCCAAGCAGAGATTACAGGCCAGGTATGTCAAAGAGATCTCCATTGCCTCCTGA